One segment of Drosophila mauritiana strain mau12 chromosome 3R, ASM438214v1, whole genome shotgun sequence DNA contains the following:
- the LOC117145183 gene encoding organic cation transporter-like protein isoform X1 produces MLTDIGGSAIGNGNGPSGHNSGNGHVLVSGLHSSDSSSGIGSASSEKLATRSDEAHAQRRSSGEGDADEDADDDDDDEDDDEDGDETTAESPLLPLKDDEPSPPQVHSSSHISASRSPHFGTSAGDLEPKHLPTPPPNSPSNEQAKCEGPEGEANNNNSTSSNHNHKPNHEGAFYKEIRTHRRQHEYQLYPNDTFAQLEGRAPKPNTKMQTKVDAVGRITGPWGRWQLRTVLLIFLCKIPSSWFMACIIFTAPAPRHGEFFCKPPHTIGAQNQTQWIKVSHPQKEESDDQEFSIDFCNVYQDAQEHAHHYYNYENSEQEPRVWEKPLHRNSNVIPCTEFQHESDYHSVVTQYDLVCSRDILVSVTQFFHLFGVLTGGILANQLLKYFSPRNVMLFGMITQIFCGNLTGHVASYELHVFFRCLSAVCCAQMYTAGGQIMADITGGKYRTCVSTLFEQFWSIGVMMLPGVASFWSSWSHLYMAISWPTVILIYLWQWIPDSPRWLIARGRTQDAKKILLECVEVNGTGYNLPHDIDQQLELQAQTAMDAPPPSGWWSMWKGERAVRHIVCVHLAWSLYIVVYYGMLLNIRSFSRDHLYINTFIAGFSEMMGTFFGLFLILKTTRKWLWTGLFNIVAGCIAYCGWLVPKPSVIGLDPNVALLMCSAMVSKMAISTTLSILTTCTVELVSDDKKKITSFSTICWARFWLLGAPFIGSTVVFGQLIPQTAFASLAILGGLCTSLISSPRTHPISRPSSPAAQGTQNMASQFTIIDGMDNKGYTPTAKTIHSNSTILKLSTPQSNLPPQLMPGIWTTKITEDGPPM; encoded by the exons ATGCTCACAGACATTGGAGGCAGTGCAATCGGTAACGGAAACGGCCCCAGTGGCCACAACAGTGGCAATGGTCATGTCCTAGTCAGCGGACTCCACTCGAGCGACTCCTCCAGCGGAATTGGCAGTGCGAGCAGTGAGAAGTTGGCAACGCGCAGCGACGAGGCCCATGCCCAAAGGCGGAGCAGTGGCGAAGGGGATGCCGACGAGGATGCggatgatgacgatgacgatgaggatgatgatgaggatgGGGATGAAACTACG GCGGAGTCCCCTTTGCTGCCCCTGAAGGACGACGAGCCATCGCCCCCTCAAGTCCACAGTTCCTCGCACATATCAGCCAGTAGGTCACCCCACTTCGGCACCTCAGCTGGCGACCTCGAGCCAAAGCACCTCCCAACGCCACCACCCAACTCCCCGTCCAACGAGCAGGCCAAGTGCGAGGGTCCGGAAGGAgaggccaacaacaacaacagcaccagcagcaaccacaATCACAAGCCCAACCACGAGGGTGCGTTCTACAAGGAGATTCGCACCCATAGGCGCCAGCACGAGTATCAGCTCTATCCCAACGACACCTTCGCTCAACTGGAGGGCAGGGCCCCCAAGCCGAACACCAAGATGCAGACCAAAGTGGATGCGGTGGGCCGGATCACGGGTCCGTGGGGAAGGTGGCAGCTGCGAACGGTGCTACTGATCTTCCTGTGCAAGATTCCATCGTCCTGGTTCATGGCCTGCATCATTTTCACGGCCCCAGCACCGAGGCACGGCGAGTTCTTCTGCAAGCCCCCCCACACAATCGGAGCCCAGAACCAAACGCAATGGATCAAGGTCTCGCATCCGCAGAAGGAGGAGAGCGACGACCAGGAGTTTAGCATCGACTTCTGCAATGTCTACCAGGACGCCCAGGAGCACGCCCATCACTATTACAACTACGAGAACAGTGAGCAGGAGCCGCGCGTGTGGGAGAAACCTCTGCACCGCAACTCCAACGTGATTCCCTGCACGGAGTTCCAGCACGAGTCCGACTACCACTCGGTGGTCACGCAGTACGACTTGGTCTGCTCCCGGGACATTCTCGTATCCGTCACCCAGTTCTTCCATCTCTTTGGTGTGCTCACCGGAGGCATCCTGGCTAATCAGCTGCTGAAATA TTTCAGTCCCCGAAATGTGATGCTCTTCGGCATGATCACGCAGATATTTTGTGGCAACCTCACGGGGCACGTGGCCTCCTACGAGCTCCACGTGTTCTTCCGGTGCCTCTCCGCCGTATGCTGTGCCCAGATGTACACGGCCGGAGGCCAAATCA TGGCCGACATAACGGGGGGAAAGTACCGAACTTGCGTCTCCACGCTCTTTGAGCAGTTCTGGTCTATTGGGGTAATGATGTTGCCCGGAGTGGCCAGCTTCTGGTCCAGCTGGTCCCACCTCTACATGGCCATCTCGTGGCCAACTGTGATACTTATCTATCTGTGGCA GTGGATCCCCGACTCGCCGCGATGGCTGATCGCCCGCGGACGCACTCAGGACGCCAAGAAGATCTTGCTGGAGTGCGTGGAGGTGAATGGGACGGGCTACAACCTGCCGCACGACATCGACcagcagctggagctgcaggCGCAGACCGCCATGGACGCGCCTCCGCCGAGTGGCTGGTGGTCGATGTGGAAGGGAGAGCGAGCGGTGCGACacattgtgtgtgtgcaccTGGCCTGGTCGCTGTACATCGTGGTCTACTACGGCATGCTGCTCAACATCCGCTCCTTCAGTCGCGACCACCTGTACATTAACACCTTTATCGCGGGCTTCAGCGAGATGATGGGCACTTTCTTCGGGCTCTTCCTGATTCTGAAGACCACCCGCAAGTGGCTGTGGACGGGACTCTTTAACATCGTGGCAGGATGCATCGCCTACTGCGGCTGGCTGGTTCCGAAGCCCAGCGTGATTGGGCTGGATCCGAATGTAGCCCTGCTGATGTGCTCGGCCATGGTCTCGAAGATGGCCATATCCACTACGCTCAGTATACTCACTACCTGCACGGTGGAGCTGGTTTCAGATGACAAGAAGAAGATCACCTCCTTCTCCACGATTTGCTGGGCCCGGTTCTGGCTGCTGGGAGCGCCCTTTATTGGATCCACTGTGGTCTTCGGCCAGCTGATTCCCCAGACGGCCTTCGCATCTCTGGCCATTCTCGGTGGCCTGTGCACCTCCCTGATCAGCAGTCCCAGGACCCATCCCATCTCAAGACCCTCTTCGCCTGCTGCACAGGGAACCCAGAACATGGCCTCGCAGTTCACCATCATCGACGGCATGGACAACAAGGGCTACACGCCCACCGCGAAGACCATCCACTCGAACAGCACTATTTTGAAACTAAGCACGCCGCAATCGAATCTACCTCCTCAACTGATGCCCGGCATTTGGACGACCAAGATAACCGAGGATGGCCCACCCATGTGA
- the LOC117145183 gene encoding organic cation transporter-like protein isoform X2, giving the protein MSFIHPDASLMESNGNPTSSMEDSVSKSEDGPRRSPLIDRLEIKIVMLNVQAESPLLPLKDDEPSPPQVHSSSHISASRSPHFGTSAGDLEPKHLPTPPPNSPSNEQAKCEGPEGEANNNNSTSSNHNHKPNHEGAFYKEIRTHRRQHEYQLYPNDTFAQLEGRAPKPNTKMQTKVDAVGRITGPWGRWQLRTVLLIFLCKIPSSWFMACIIFTAPAPRHGEFFCKPPHTIGAQNQTQWIKVSHPQKEESDDQEFSIDFCNVYQDAQEHAHHYYNYENSEQEPRVWEKPLHRNSNVIPCTEFQHESDYHSVVTQYDLVCSRDILVSVTQFFHLFGVLTGGILANQLLKYFSPRNVMLFGMITQIFCGNLTGHVASYELHVFFRCLSAVCCAQMYTAGGQIMADITGGKYRTCVSTLFEQFWSIGVMMLPGVASFWSSWSHLYMAISWPTVILIYLWQWIPDSPRWLIARGRTQDAKKILLECVEVNGTGYNLPHDIDQQLELQAQTAMDAPPPSGWWSMWKGERAVRHIVCVHLAWSLYIVVYYGMLLNIRSFSRDHLYINTFIAGFSEMMGTFFGLFLILKTTRKWLWTGLFNIVAGCIAYCGWLVPKPSVIGLDPNVALLMCSAMVSKMAISTTLSILTTCTVELVSDDKKKITSFSTICWARFWLLGAPFIGSTVVFGQLIPQTAFASLAILGGLCTSLISSPRTHPISRPSSPAAQGTQNMASQFTIIDGMDNKGYTPTAKTIHSNSTILKLSTPQSNLPPQLMPGIWTTKITEDGPPM; this is encoded by the exons ATGAGCTTTATCCATCCAGACGCTAGTTTAATGGAATCCAACGGGAACCCAACCAGTTCCATGGAGGATTCTGTATCGAAATCGGAGGATGGTCCTCGGCGGAGTCCTCTCATCGATCGACTTGAGATTAAAATCGTGATGCTTAACGTTCAG GCGGAGTCCCCTTTGCTGCCCCTGAAGGACGACGAGCCATCGCCCCCTCAAGTCCACAGTTCCTCGCACATATCAGCCAGTAGGTCACCCCACTTCGGCACCTCAGCTGGCGACCTCGAGCCAAAGCACCTCCCAACGCCACCACCCAACTCCCCGTCCAACGAGCAGGCCAAGTGCGAGGGTCCGGAAGGAgaggccaacaacaacaacagcaccagcagcaaccacaATCACAAGCCCAACCACGAGGGTGCGTTCTACAAGGAGATTCGCACCCATAGGCGCCAGCACGAGTATCAGCTCTATCCCAACGACACCTTCGCTCAACTGGAGGGCAGGGCCCCCAAGCCGAACACCAAGATGCAGACCAAAGTGGATGCGGTGGGCCGGATCACGGGTCCGTGGGGAAGGTGGCAGCTGCGAACGGTGCTACTGATCTTCCTGTGCAAGATTCCATCGTCCTGGTTCATGGCCTGCATCATTTTCACGGCCCCAGCACCGAGGCACGGCGAGTTCTTCTGCAAGCCCCCCCACACAATCGGAGCCCAGAACCAAACGCAATGGATCAAGGTCTCGCATCCGCAGAAGGAGGAGAGCGACGACCAGGAGTTTAGCATCGACTTCTGCAATGTCTACCAGGACGCCCAGGAGCACGCCCATCACTATTACAACTACGAGAACAGTGAGCAGGAGCCGCGCGTGTGGGAGAAACCTCTGCACCGCAACTCCAACGTGATTCCCTGCACGGAGTTCCAGCACGAGTCCGACTACCACTCGGTGGTCACGCAGTACGACTTGGTCTGCTCCCGGGACATTCTCGTATCCGTCACCCAGTTCTTCCATCTCTTTGGTGTGCTCACCGGAGGCATCCTGGCTAATCAGCTGCTGAAATA TTTCAGTCCCCGAAATGTGATGCTCTTCGGCATGATCACGCAGATATTTTGTGGCAACCTCACGGGGCACGTGGCCTCCTACGAGCTCCACGTGTTCTTCCGGTGCCTCTCCGCCGTATGCTGTGCCCAGATGTACACGGCCGGAGGCCAAATCA TGGCCGACATAACGGGGGGAAAGTACCGAACTTGCGTCTCCACGCTCTTTGAGCAGTTCTGGTCTATTGGGGTAATGATGTTGCCCGGAGTGGCCAGCTTCTGGTCCAGCTGGTCCCACCTCTACATGGCCATCTCGTGGCCAACTGTGATACTTATCTATCTGTGGCA GTGGATCCCCGACTCGCCGCGATGGCTGATCGCCCGCGGACGCACTCAGGACGCCAAGAAGATCTTGCTGGAGTGCGTGGAGGTGAATGGGACGGGCTACAACCTGCCGCACGACATCGACcagcagctggagctgcaggCGCAGACCGCCATGGACGCGCCTCCGCCGAGTGGCTGGTGGTCGATGTGGAAGGGAGAGCGAGCGGTGCGACacattgtgtgtgtgcaccTGGCCTGGTCGCTGTACATCGTGGTCTACTACGGCATGCTGCTCAACATCCGCTCCTTCAGTCGCGACCACCTGTACATTAACACCTTTATCGCGGGCTTCAGCGAGATGATGGGCACTTTCTTCGGGCTCTTCCTGATTCTGAAGACCACCCGCAAGTGGCTGTGGACGGGACTCTTTAACATCGTGGCAGGATGCATCGCCTACTGCGGCTGGCTGGTTCCGAAGCCCAGCGTGATTGGGCTGGATCCGAATGTAGCCCTGCTGATGTGCTCGGCCATGGTCTCGAAGATGGCCATATCCACTACGCTCAGTATACTCACTACCTGCACGGTGGAGCTGGTTTCAGATGACAAGAAGAAGATCACCTCCTTCTCCACGATTTGCTGGGCCCGGTTCTGGCTGCTGGGAGCGCCCTTTATTGGATCCACTGTGGTCTTCGGCCAGCTGATTCCCCAGACGGCCTTCGCATCTCTGGCCATTCTCGGTGGCCTGTGCACCTCCCTGATCAGCAGTCCCAGGACCCATCCCATCTCAAGACCCTCTTCGCCTGCTGCACAGGGAACCCAGAACATGGCCTCGCAGTTCACCATCATCGACGGCATGGACAACAAGGGCTACACGCCCACCGCGAAGACCATCCACTCGAACAGCACTATTTTGAAACTAAGCACGCCGCAATCGAATCTACCTCCTCAACTGATGCCCGGCATTTGGACGACCAAGATAACCGAGGATGGCCCACCCATGTGA
- the LOC117144399 gene encoding uncharacterized protein LOC117144399, which produces MSSFLLAIFILMALRTSESSETANPLGNEPDPLNMKLVDPMAAGESPNRMIKDQKDIGLKPTSSSEELRKLPKARGRQKRFIRNPNYVKANEFFDKMISSEYVSKRYKDLPPPHPGFGEEQPPA; this is translated from the coding sequence ATGTCTAGTTTCCTTTTGgctattttcattttaatggcGCTTAGAACCTCAGAGTCTTCTGAAACTGCAAACCCACTTGGAAACGAGCCCGATCCATTAAATATGAAGCTGGTGGATCCCATGGCAGCAGGAGAATCACCTAACAGGATGATTAAGGATCAGAAAGATATAGGCCTTAAGCCAACTAGCAGTAGCGAAGAGCTCCGGAAATTGCCAAAAGCGCGAGGTCGACAGAAGAGATTCATTCGGAATCCAAACTATGTGAAAGCTAACGAATTCTTTGATAAGATGATAAGCAGTGAGTACGTAAGTAAGCGGTATAAGGATCTTCCGCCGCCTCACCCGGGATTTGGAGAGGAACAACCGCCAGCATGA
- the LOC117144200 gene encoding RNA polymerase II-associated factor 1 homolog: protein MPPTINNSAVNSAAEKRPQRQTERKSEIICRVKYGNNLPDIPFDLKFLQYPFDSHRFVQYNPTSLERNFKYDVLTEHDLGVTVDLINRELYQADSMTLLDPADEKLLEEETLTPTDSVRSRQHSRTVSWLRKSEYISTEQTRFQPQNLENIEAKVGYNVKKSLREETLYLDREAQIKAIEKTFSDTKSEITKHYSKPNVVPVEVLPIFPDFTNWKFPCAQVIFDSDPAPAGKNVPAQLEEMSQAMIRGVMDESGEQFVAYFLPTEQTLEKRRTDFINGELYKEEEEYEYKIAREYNWNVKTKASKGYEENYFFVMRQDGIYYNELETRVRLNKRRVKVGQQPNNTKLVVKHRPLDSMEHRMQRYRERQLEVPGEEEEIVEEVREEEQMQIIGETEKASEDAAGGAQAASGADSPAQVARDRQSRSRSRTHSGSSSGSGSGSGSRASSRSKSGSRSGSGSRSRTNSPAGSQKSGSRSRSVSRSRSRSKSGSRSRSRSKSGSRSRSGSRSGSGSRSPSRSRSGSPSGSGSSSGSGSDE, encoded by the exons ATGCCACCCACGATCAACAATTCGGCGGTAAACAGTGCCGCCGAAAAGCGACCCCAGCGGCAAACGGAGCGCAA ATCCGAGATCATCTGCCGCGTGAAGTATGGAAACAACCTGCCGGACATACCCTTCGATCTGAAGTTTCTGCAGTACCCCTTCGATAGCCACCGCTTCGTGCAGTACAACCCAACGTCCCTAGAGCGTAACTTCAAGTATGACGTGCTGACGGAACATGATTTGGGTGTCACGGTGGACCTGATTAACCGGGAGCTCTACCAGGCCGATTCCATGACGCTGCTGGACCCCGCCGATGAAAAACTGCTGGAGGAGGAGACCCTGACGCCCACAGACTCTGTGCGTTCGCGCCAGCACTCGAGGACGGTGTCATGGTTGCGCAAATCCGAGTACATCTCCACCGAGCAGACGCGCTTCCAGCCCCAGAACCTGGAGAACATCGAGGCCAAGGTCGGTTATAACGTCAAGAAGTCGCTTCGGGAGGAGACTCTCTACCTGGACCGCGAAGCCCAGATCAAGGCCATCGAGAAGACCTTCAGCGACACAAAGAGCGAAATTACCAAGCACTATTCCAAGCCCAATGTGGTGCCAGTGGAGGTACTGCCTATCTTCCCCGACTTCACCAACTGGAAGTTCCCGTGCGCCCAGGTCATATTTGACAGTGATCCGGCTCCTGCGGGCAAGAACGTGCCCGCCCAACTGGAGGAGATGTCACAGGCCATGATTCGTGGTGTGATGGACGAGAGCGGCGAACAGTTTGTCGCCTACTTCCTGCCCACAGAGCAGACGCTGGAGAAACGCCGTACAGACTTCATCAATGGCGAGCTGtacaaggaggaggaggagtacgaGTACAAGATCGCTCGAGAATACAACTGGAACGTGAAGACCAAAGCTTCCAAGGGCTACGAAGAAAACTACTTCTTCGTGATGCGGCAGGACGGCATCTACTACAACGAGCTGGAAACCCGTGTGCGCCTTAACAAGCGTCGCGTTAAGGTTGGCCAGCAACCCAACAACACCAAGCtg GTTGTCAAGCATCGTCCGTTGGACAGCATGGAGCATCGTATGCAGCGCTATCGCGAGCGCCAGCTAGAAGTTCCtggcgaggaggaggagattGTGGAGGAAGTGAGGGAAGAGGAGCAAATGCAAATCATAGGCGAGACGGAGAAGGCGAGCGAGGACGCAGCTGGTGGCGCACAGGCAGCATCTGGAGCGGACTCACCCGCCCAGGTAGCCCGCGATCGACAGTCTCGTTCTCGGAGTCGAACTCACAGCGGGTCCAGTTCAGGATCGGGATCTGGCTCCGGTTCTCGGGCCAGCAGCCGCTCAAAGTCTGGTTCTCGGTCTGGTAGCGGCTCCAGATCACGCACAAATTCGCCGGCAGGATCCCAGAAGTCCGGATCCAGATCGAGATCGGTATCGCGTTCCCGATCCCGTTCAAAGTCCGGCTCTCGGTCTCGGTCGCGATCCAAGTCCGGTTCCCGATCCCGTTCGGGCTCCAGATCTGGCTCTGGATCGCGATCGCCCAGCCGGTCTCGCAGTGGCTCGCCCTCGGGTTCAGGATCCAGTTCTGGAAGCGGCTCAGACGAATga